CGCCGTAACCAAGCATGGCAAACGTAGAGCGAGGGGACGAATGTCCCGTAGAAGACTGTAACGGACGAATAATCAAATCAGGTCCCTATCTTGACTGCATCAAGTGCAGCTGGGGAAAAAGACTCTGACGAACACGGATTGAGATGAAGTAGCGGGGATTATCCCCCACGACGACTGGCCTCCGTGGCTGGTATGACGAGATCGAAGGACCGTGAAGAACGAGTCGGCGACGACTCAATTTTACGCAAACGCAAAGCCTGACTGATTAGTGACCGTCTCTTGGAAGAGCTCTTCGGCATACTGTCCTAATCGAGGCATGTTCCACAAATCAGCGTATTCGAGTACCGTTTCGTAGTTCTCTTTGCCGATTTGGATAGCCCGCTTTCGTCCCTCGTCTGTGTCTGCGTGCAGTTGCGGAGCAAATGTAGTATAGGCCGTCTCCCGAGGGGACATGTGATCGTTGCTTTCTTCTTGGACCTCCAGTGGCGCAATATGCTCTCCTTGAACGAACGCCTCGATATCCGGCTGTGGATAGCCGAGGAAGCACCCCAATCGTCGATGGTACCAAGCGGTGTCTTCGCAGGTTGTTGGTAGAAATTCAAGTCGCCACGTAGTACGAGCAACGAAAATCGAGTCGCTATCTGATTCGAGATAGTACAAACCAAATACTTCAGCGATCTCTTCTTTGGTAATCTCGAGCGTTGGACCCCATGATGATTGTAACGTCATCAAAACGATCCCCGGTCGGTTTCTCGCTACGAGGAGCACAAGCCATATCGGATCATAGCGATTGATCTCTGTCGCTTCTTGGTGATCCAGATACTCGTTCAAAATCCTTCGCTGACCCTCGGTTAACCTAGTCGGTGGAAATGATGTGAGTTGACATTCCGACTGTATCTCCGAGGACATACTATCTGATAACTACCCTATCGTATTAAAGCCATGTGCTCGCGACAGGTCATTGAGTCTGGTACGACCGAATTATCTGAGTCCATTTCCTCATTGAGGATGAGATCCATCAACGAGTACTGATAGATTGATCCTCCATGTTTGAGTGCCTCGATTGGTGGCTGATTATCGAGCGCTTGATCTCCTGCAAACACTCCGTTGTCTCTCTATCATTGTATCGATGAGAACGTCGTTGTTTGACCCGGAAGAACGTTATAATGCCGTGGATCCGAGGCTGGACATGATACCATCTATATTATATCTCATATTGAAATCATACGTGAAGTTCACGGTTTGTCGTTGTTCAGCCGCCGCGTAAATCGTTGGAACCGGTCCGTCGCTGATGTCCCTCCCTTTGAGCCAGCTTCAAGTGCAGGCTGGCCTGTCTCCATCGACGTAGAGGTACGCGGTTCTTCGAGCTTCCCGAGCCACCAGCCATCGCGGGATTGGATCAACGCCTCACCAACGGCGAGACTCATCAACTCACCAGTAACCAGTGGCTGTTGGACAGCAATCGTCTTCGAAATTCGCTGATCGGTCGGATCAGATCCTGTTGAGAGCGACTGGCGTTGCATCTCGTGGCGCCCGATCCCCGACAGCACCAGCTCGGCGGTCTCCGTCTCACCGAGCCGGAAGGCAACCCGGTTCGGACAGTTCGTCCACAGCGAGCGCGCCATCTCTCCGTATCGATCTTCGATTTGGTGGACGTCTTGGGCGACGAGCATGCCGACGACGCCCGCCGATCGCCCAGCGCTCGCGAGCCCCGGTAGGTTCTCGATCTGTGGTAGCTTATCAAACTCATCAAGGAGGAACTGTTGACGACCGTCGATGCCGTACGAAAGGTCGATCGCTGACTGGAGGAATAGTCGCCAGAACGGACTCGCATGGCGATCGCGACGGATGTTATCACACACGAGAATCCGCCCCTCCGGTTCTGCGAGGTACTTCCGCAACGAGACACGAGGCAAGTCCTCGTCAACAATATCTGAGAGCAACAGTGGCCGGATCTGATTCAGCATCGTCGAGTGAACAGCCGTACGCTCTTCGTCACCGAGGTCGCGCAACGGTCGGGTGATCGTCTTGGTCCCCGAGATCGAGAGGTCTTCACACGCTTTGACGAGGCGCATCGGACTCCGTGCCGCCACATCAGGGAACGCCGCGAAATCCTTCTCCTCAACTGTCGTCACCGCGAGCGCACACGTACACAGGGATTGGGCAGGATCCGACCAGCCTGTCTCGACGGCGTCACGAGTGTTGAACAGGCCCCGTGAGAGCGTTTCAAGCCCGCGCAGCGACTGGCCATAATCGACTAGTGGATCCCACCGGTGGGTGGACTCCCGTGAAGAGATCTTCACGACTTGCTGGCCGCGGCCCTCGAAAAAGTCCACGAACTCGTTTGTCTCGCTAGCCTCCGAGAGCGCATGCGCGATCACGGCCCCCTCGAAATCCCACTGCTCAAGGCGGGCCTTCACGAACGATGTCTTGCCGTTACCCGTCTGCCCCAGCACCATACACGAGACATCGTCATCAAGCGACGGTGTCACCGGTCCCGCTGGATCGCGTTTGTCGATCCGTTCAACGGGAATATCACTGTCTGTGAGCTGGGAGCGAATCGACTCACTCATCCCTGTCGGTTCATACTGCTCGCGGCCCGACGTTGTCTGTGGCGGCGACCGTGACCGGAACAGCCACCACCCAAGCGCCACACCAAAACATAGTCCCCACATCCACAGCGGGAGGCGATCGAATAACAACAAAACCATTCCTAGTAACTTCTATATGATTACCAGCAAATAGGTATAAATCATGCGCCGAAAAAAGGATGGAGGCGACGCCTTTCGGGGCTCCACTCAAACCACTCCTGGCATGTTTCCGCCCATTCCGCCCTCGTCGACGAGGACGTGGTAATCTTTGCATCCACTGAGTACCTCTCAATATCCAGTCCGTGTGCGTCTCCATGTCTCCCAAAGCACTCATCGTTGTACCTGACTTGTGCCGAAAGAGACGAAGACGAACAGGGGGGAGTGCGGCGTCAGTCAGGCGGTCGAGACCGTCGCACTGCTTCACCACTGTCAGAAACTGGTTTGCGTCCACCAGCGGCTTGTAGATCCTGTGCTCGCTGTCGAGAGCGAGTTCCACCAACGGAGCGGCCAGCCGTCACACAGTGTTGCGACGCTTTTATCACTACCATCGGTCGCGGAAGGCCACTCTATATCAGGCGTCCCCGAACGGTTCACTATAAAGGCTACGTATCGGTCGTTGACTGCTGATACTGGTCGTGCGTGACAGTATAGCGGTGATGGTTAGCGACCTTGTCATCGAGTGGTGTCCAATTCCGCAAGACGCCATCGTATCGCCCACCAACGGAATCGATGAATGTCTCGATCATCCGTTTTGACCGCTCATTCTCATCATCATAACCGATAGCCACTACGTCAAGATCAAGAGAGTCAAACGCGATCTCGGTGAGTGCCGTCGCACACTCACCTGCATACCCTTGCCCCCAATATGGTGTAGCGAGAATGACTCCAAGCATCCCCGTTCGGCGCTCCCACTGTAATGACAACACAGCGTATCCCATCAGCGTCTCATCAGCTGAGTACACTGCATACTGCGCGGCGTCGCCATCATCCCACGCTGTCTCTGCCTTCTCCAGCCGGTCAGCGGCATCCTTTACCGACGTATACGGCTCTTGCGGCACGTATTCGAACACATCTTCCATCCCTTCTTTCTTCTCTGCAAAGAGATCGTATAACTCGAATACATCTACATGTGCCTCGCACAGCTGGTGGAGGCTGAGGGAGTTCGTGTCGATGGTCTCAGGAAACATGAACAACAGTATAAGATGATGTTCAAAATAGTTGGGTGATACCACTATTACGTTCGGTGGAGTTTGTGAAGGGAGTGGGCTTGTGGGCGAGTTCCTATGTCGCTTGAAGAACGTCTCAAGAAGAGCTTAGAACTAGATGTGACTTGACTGGTACGAAACCGAACTGCCAGCAATTGCATCAGAGCGGTCGTCGTTCACCGCTACAGAGGTCGGTTAGATCAATTCGTCATACATGGCTTCCTCCGAAACTGAGGTCGGCTAGGTAGACCACGCATGCATACTGGTATAGAAATCAACACCTGACTCCTAAATTTTAGAGTTGGTATACATGATGAATCCACCTAGCCGACTTCTGGGTTGTAGGTTCCGTCCTGATTCTGTTCTATTTGTATGTTCATGATTCTCTTATGGGTAGCATGCAATATCGATTCATCAGCCGATCGGTTGATGCTGTAAGAGTGTCGAAATCGGGTGTTTCAGAACGGTGGTTGCTCCTGATCAGCACGTCACTAGTACCCCCCGATTATTCTAGAATAGGGTGGAAGCCAGTGACAGCAAGCACAGGAGAGTCAAGGAGGTCAGCGACAAAACACAGGGTGGTAGGATTTTAACTGTTCTACAGTAGTTTTCATTCTATGACCAATCCGATCAAAGAGGAGATCGCTGGGGAACTCCATGCCGTGAGCTTCGGCGAAGCAATCTCGTGTGACTATCATCACCGTCCTAAGGAGATCTCCTTCGATGGCTCAGTGTTGGTTGAGTCGATCAGGCTCATCGATCACCCTCAACTCCAACTCGAAGAGTGGCCCGACAGCTGGCAGCTCAATGCAGTTCGCTGCTCGGATCACTCCATGGAGGAGATCGCGCTGCCGACCAAAGGCTTCGAGGAGACTCTAGTATCGCCTCCAGTCAAGGAGACGAATACCGTCATGAGCGTGGATGCTCCGGAGAACGCTGATGTTCAGGTGCTGCCTACTCACCCGCGACTGAAGGTTCAGTCCCGATGTTGCTCGATCAGCAGCTGATGGATGCAGCCGAGCCCAGAGATATGGGTCTCTCCCGATGGACTCGCGTGCGCGCAATGGTAAAACGGGTAGGCCCGCTGAGACGTTTCGCGAGCACGTCGAGTCTCGGATCGAACGCTCGGCTGCGGTCCGCCACCGTTTGAGTGATTCGAGGGGTGTGGGGTACCGACGTGATTGTGGCGCAGCGCCGGTGATGAACGCGCAATGATCAAATATGATAGTATGGACGGCTCGAATACTTCGTTCGTGGGAGGTGATGATCGCTGCGCTGGCCATCTGATTCATTATGAAAAACTGCGCTGTTGTCCGGTGTGTGCAAGAGAAACCATTCTGTACCTCCAAAGAGCAAGGGACCACCCTGATCACTACGGAGCACGGGTGGGTGAGAGTGATCGAAACCTCGGTCAACAGAACTCTTCGATTGTCTATCGGTCATTGACGAAAGACCTGTTTCTATCACATCAACGGTGAACATCTCACTCAGCGGATTGGTCTGTAGAGTATATAGTGAGATGTAGTATACGTGACGTGGCAGCTCAGTAGCAACCGTTCCCTGACGCACTCGGCGTCAGCTGAAACGCGGGGAGCCATCACAGTGAATATTGTCACCGGTGCTTCAATCCTACGTGGGCCGCTGAAACCACAACACAATGTCAACAGACCAACTCAAGAGCCAGCTTCAATCCGACTAGCGTTCTGCTGTAACGAGGGAGGCACCCTCGACCCCCTGTTTCAATCCCGTGGTGGGTTTCTAGGGTGCTGTGACGCAGTTCTTGCAGTGAACGTCGATGTTCGACAACGGTTTCAATCCCGTGGGGAGTTTCTAGGGTACTGTGACCGAGGCGCATCGCCAACTCACTGGAGATACTATATGTTTCAATCCCGTGGTGGGTTTCTAGGGTACTGTGACCCCCGAACGCTCCACCGTTGGGGTGCTCGACGCGCCGTTTCAATCCCGTGGTGGGTTTCTAGGGTACTGTGACTGGGACATCATCGTCGTACCCGATGGTCGTCCCGACGTTTCAATCCCGTGGTGGGTTTCTAGGGTACTGTGACGGCACGCCGTACCGCCGTAACGCAGGTTGCCGAATCGTTTCAATCCCGTGGTGGGTTTCTAGGGTACTGTGACTCACCGACCTTTTCACGGAAGCAACTGCGGTGATAGTTTCAATCCCGTGGTGGGTTTCTAGGGTACTGTGACATCGCTGGATCACAGAACCCAGCGACGAGATCGACGCGTTTCAATCCCGTGGTGGGTTTCTAGGGTACTGTGACGGTCGATGAGTTGGATGGGAATGTTGTCGCGCGGCGTTTCAATCCCGTGGTGGGTTTCTAGGGTACTGTGACACTCCGGACAGCTCCGGATCACCGTCACCGCCAATGTTTCAATCCCGTGGTGGGTTTCTAGGGTACTGTGACGCTTCCCAGGGCATTGCATCGTCGATACTCGTTCGTTCGTTTCAATCCCGTGGTGGGTTTCTAGGGTACTGTGACCCGCTTGTGCCAGGCTCGGCAGCACGAGCAAGCGCGTTTCAATCCCGTGGTGGGTTTCTAGGGTACTGTGACGGATGAGATTGAGGAGATCGGCGCGGCGTTCAATTTCAATCCCGTGGTGGGTTTCTAGGGTACTGTGACCGACGGCTTCGGAATGCATACAGTCATCGCAACTGAATTTCAATCCCGTGGTGGGTTTCTAGGGTACTGTGACCCGCATCGGTTGCGAGTGGCGAGAGTGTAACCAAATATTTCAATCCCGTGGTGGGTTTCTAGGGTACTGTGACGGTTGCTTCTGGCACTATTCATCACTCTCCTCGTCATATTTCAATCCCGTGGTGGGTTTCTAGGGTACTGTGACTGAGTAACGAGGATATTTGCGGCTCAACGGATACATTTCAATCCCGTGGTGGGTTTCTAGGGTACTGTGACAGGGGGTGAATATGCGTCGATAGAGCCTATAAGCGTTTCTCATTCAGTGAGCAACAGGGGCATCTTCGTGGACCCCCCCTGTACACAGATCTTATAAAGGTCCACGTAGCCTCTCTTCACAAAACGTTCGACTGTTCCTCAGGTGGTGCGACGCCAAGATCAGTCACACTATCGCAGCAGGCCTCACAGAGCCGATAGAGGCGGATTCGATCCCCATCCGTTGGCTCGATCTGTGTGGTGAGTTCATCTTCCAGTTCCACCCGTTCCGTTTTTGAGACGTCCAGTTCGAAGACGCTGTACTGTCGCCATGCTCCGTAGCGCTCTAACGTTCGATACACCTGCCGACGATTCGCATCATCACTCACATCGTAGGTTACAACGAGTCTCATCGACACACCGCCAGCGCGTGATACTCGTCTAACTCTCCTGTAATCGCCTTCCGGAGGAGAATCGCCTGCTGGCGGATCGCCTTTCGACGGCTCACCTGATACTCGAAATAGGGGTGGGTCAGTGTCTCACTCATGTAATCATCGAACTTGTCGAGATACAACTGGAACGCATCGTCGGTGAGATGATTGTTCTCGCGGAACTGATCGTGAGTGATCGTCCGACGGTTGACCAACCGCAGCACGAACGCATCACAGAACAGCGGCCGAAACTCCTCTTGGAGATCCAATGCGAGGGAGGGTCGGCCCTGTCGATCGGCGTGAAGCACGCCGAGAAACGGATCGAGGTTGTAACATCGCAACGCACTCAGCACCTCGTTTTTCATCATCACGTACGTCAACGACAACAGCGAGTTGATGTGATCCTCTGGCGGCCGTTTGCTCCGTGTCTCGAACGTCCAGCCCTCGATGAGCGTCTCATCGAGCCGATTGAAATATTGCTCCGCAGCTCCGCCCTCAACACCACGAAGATCGTCCTTGCTCGTCACCGACTTCGTGCGCTCGCGCAGAGTCGCGAGCTCGGCGGTGCCGTGAATCCCTTTGCGGGCGAGCAGCGTTTGCGCGTTGCGGATCTTCGCACCGATCATCGATGAGGCGATGGCGAGTTCCATCTTGTCCGACAGGGCATACTGTGCTCGACGAACTTCGGCGATCGTGTTCCGTTCGGGGACGAAACTTCCGCGATATTTCCCGGTCTCGGTGAAGTAGTTGAGTACGATACCGTGCTCGTTGGCCCGCGCGACGAACGGTGTCGAGAAGTTCACCCCACCGAAGACGTTGATCGTGTCGACCTTCTCGGTTGGGAATGTGCCCAGCTCGCCTTGATCGCCATCAACGTCGTAAACGACGATCTGCCCGCCGTCGGTCTGGACTTGAGCCCCTTGAGTTGTGACGTAGATAACCGAGTCGGTGAACATGCCGTCGCTCGCTTTCATACGTATTCCTCCCACGCCACGTCTGGCATCCGATCAGGTTCGAGCGTCAGCGTCTCCTGGGGCATACAATAGTCCCGCGTCGAACAGGCATCACACTTACTCGGGTTATCGATGATCGGCGGTACTGTGTCGGCACTCATCGATCGCATCATCTGGATCTGCGCTTCGACAGCATCACGATGGTCGTCAGTGATACGGATGTGCATTCGTTGATCGGTTTCGTACAGATAGATCGCACCCTCCCGAACCGGTTCATCGAGCTGCGCTTCGAGCAAGAGACAATAGCCAGCGAGCTGGAGTTCATCATTCCGATAATACTGGCCGCTCTCAGCGCGCTTTCGCTCGATTGGAATCGGCTTTCCATCGAGTTCAAGCACGTCGATCCGGCCTTTCAAACCGAGCTCTTCGTCCTCAAGGTACATCTCATTAATCCATCCACCCCGGCGTGATTTGGCGTCGTGCATGGCTTTGCCGTCAATCCGCTCATAATTCCGACCTTGCGTATCGAAGAAGTGGAGATACCAGTACCGACGGGGACAGTACCGAAACTGGTTGAGATCGGAGACGTTGATGAGTTCTTCAGTCATATGTTGCGCCGTTCGACGGTCACCGATGGGATTCCGTCTTGTTCGACGTAAGCCACGTATCGGTCGTATCGGACCTCAATCGGGAGAACAGCTTTCGGAAGGGGGAGAACACTAATGAATCGTCGCAACAATCCCTCATCAACCCTGGTTTGTTCGAGATCAGCCATGTCGATCTCCGGATAGAGCCACTTGTTAAATTGGTCTTGCAACGTTGCTCTCGACCCACTGTAATCCTTAGGACGATTCTCGTATCCTGGTACCCGTCCCGTAATCGCTACAGGCTGGTCCGTATCGCGACGGCGAAGCCGTGGGGTGCCGTCGGATGTGATCGATTCAATATCGTAATACCGTAGAGCGGTGAGCAAATCATATGATGTCAATGCCTTTCGATCGCCTCGCGGATATTCGATATCGATAGATAGGGACCGCCCTCGAAGGCCACGGAACGCCCCGAGACAATGGCGAGTGAACGTTAGCATCTTTCGCGTCGGACTGTTTCGCGTAATCGGCGATCCGAATTCCCCTGCCTTTTTCAGTGTTGTATCTAGCGAGCGAATAAAGCCCCTCCAGCGGTCGAATTCGGGAGCCGATTCGAAGTCTGCTCGTAACTCTTCACCCATCCATTCCGGAGCATCCATGCGATCCTGTAACGCGTATGCAGCTCGTAGGCCGATCAGACTCCGGAGTTGGGATATTTCACTGTCGGCAGTGGGACCATCTCCCACTCTGTTGTAGATCGAACTAACGAAGTCCCGATACGCCATAGTCTCTGGCCAGGATATCTCTTTGAGCCCATACACGTGTACTGTCGCTTCGTGTTCTCGCCCTGCTCGTCCGAAGCGCTGGAGAAATGAACTCGGTGATCGTGGCGTTTCCATGAACAGCGTCTGGATATCGTGATCGAGTCCGACCTCGCCCTTACTCGTCGTATTCAGTATGAAATACGACTCCGTTTCGAGGTCGACATCGGGGTCGTTCGTATCGAACCCATTATCTTTAACCGTGTGTTTGAACACTTCTGGCGCCACGTCACTGAGTGTCTGGTGGAAGTCGTTGCTTGCGGCGACGCTGTTGAACACGAGTGCCACCTGTGGTGTTTGCAGGTCGTCCGCGCTAGTGATCAGCTCCCGCAATCGATCGATGACAGCGTCGATCTCCTCATCGATCGTTCGTGTCTCGTGGCGCTTGACGGTGACTGGCTGTCTGAATCGATCGCCAGCGTCGTCGAATACGACATCAATATCTCGTACAGAGTGGGCGAGTTCATCCGTCACGAACGAGACGAACGATTCGTTGGGGGTCGCTGATGCCAGCACGATATCGGCCGTCGGTCGCCGATCTAAGAAAATGTGTATTTGTAGCAACAGCCCACTTGCTGCCAACGGATCATAGAAGTGAAACTCGTCATAGATCACCGCATCAAAGCGGTCGTAGAACTGCATCGCCTTCGTAGTGCCGTGATACGTGTTCTGGATGATCGATTGGAGGATATCGGGGTTCGTGACCACGATATCGTGTCCGGAGTAGCGGTCAGTGAACGAGAGTATCTCCTCGACACGATCATCCCCATGCCCAGAGAGTGTATTCCCGGTCAAAGGCGCGACCGAGACACCGTTCGCTTCGAATCGGGAGATCTGTTGGTTGAGGAGCGCATTTGTCGGATAGACGACGAGCGTGAGGTTGTTCTCCTCGATAATCGAGTGGAATGCAGCCGTTTTTCCGGCTCCAGTGGGGGCGCGAAGGACGGCGACAGGCGCAGCATTATCGGACTGCACCCACTCAGCCGTTCGATTTTGGAACGTTCTGGCGTGCGAAAATCCCAGTCGAGCGTAGACATCGTTGGGCGGTTCGGTCGCCAGTCCAGCGCCGTCGACGATCATCCCAGTACCTCCGGAACGACGTGATCACGGACGAATCCCCGGTCAACATCAACGAAGTGCTGGAGTCGGGGATCGTTTCCGCGACTGAACGACTCACTCCGTTCAAGCGTTTTACTGAGTAGCTTCGATGGGATGTCGTAGGCGTTTTCGAGCAAGAATTTGTTCAGGATGAACTGCTCTGGGTCTGCCTCTTCGGCTCGAAACTCACCGGTTTGGTTGATACCCATCCGAAACGATGGACGGTTGGGAAGCGGATCCTCACTCCAGACGGTAAACTCGAACGTCGATCCCGGAGAAAGACCGAGATAGTTGCGAATGGTTTGCCAGCCCGCACCGGCTGCTTCAAGGATTTCCGGCACGGATTTTTTCCCATTCACACGATCCGCAATCTCTGGATCGTTCGTCGTGAAATGGCGCTCTGACCGGTAATCGCTGCTTCTGAACGTTCGTTCTCTGGCGTCGACGGTGAGGGGGCGCATATCCGTCACGAACACCGGCAGTTCCCGAAGGTGATCGTACGACGGAGACGTGGCCTCCGATCCCAAGAGTGCATACCGTTTTTCGAGACCAAAGTAACGATATCCCAGCGCGTGCATGAGTGCCGTCGCGGAGAGGATTGGTTGCGTTCGGATCGAACGCCCCTCTGCACTTGAGTAGAACAGCGGAGCGTACAATGTAGCTCGATACGTCTGTTCAATCATCGTCGTCGAAGAAGGCTTTTGCAGCCCTTGTGAGCGAATCGAATTCCTCACGGAGTACCTCATCAGCGTCGGCAGCTTCTCGGGATGCAACTTCTTCGAGCCGATCGTACCAGTCGGGGAACGGTTCTGCACCCTCTAAGTCACCGTAGACCTCCCAATCAGAGCGGCGTGCATCGTCGATATACGCATTCAAGCTGGTTTCGATCTGCGTCTCAGTGTCAGCGTCGGTATACTCCATCAGGAGTTCGCCCGTTGACAGTGACGTGTCGTGTTCCCCAAGAATGAGTCCCACAATCGAGTTCCTCACGTTTCGCCCTGTCCGCGTCTCTTTCGCCCCGTACCGACCGGTGTTGAGGAGATTGTGAAGAACGTAGAGCAACATTG
This Halocatena salina DNA region includes the following protein-coding sequences:
- the cas2 gene encoding CRISPR-associated endonuclease Cas2 — its product is MRLVVTYDVSDDANRRQVYRTLERYGAWRQYSVFELDVSKTERVELEDELTTQIEPTDGDRIRLYRLCEACCDSVTDLGVAPPEEQSNVL
- the cas4 gene encoding CRISPR-associated protein Cas4 codes for the protein MTEELINVSDLNQFRYCPRRYWYLHFFDTQGRNYERIDGKAMHDAKSRRGGWINEMYLEDEELGLKGRIDVLELDGKPIPIERKRAESGQYYRNDELQLAGYCLLLEAQLDEPVREGAIYLYETDQRMHIRITDDHRDAVEAQIQMMRSMSADTVPPIIDNPSKCDACSTRDYCMPQETLTLEPDRMPDVAWEEYV
- a CDS encoding type IV secretory system conjugative DNA transfer family protein encodes the protein MVLLLFDRLPLWMWGLCFGVALGWWLFRSRSPPQTTSGREQYEPTGMSESIRSQLTDSDIPVERIDKRDPAGPVTPSLDDDVSCMVLGQTGNGKTSFVKARLEQWDFEGAVIAHALSEASETNEFVDFFEGRGQQVVKISSRESTHRWDPLVDYGQSLRGLETLSRGLFNTRDAVETGWSDPAQSLCTCALAVTTVEEKDFAAFPDVAARSPMRLVKACEDLSISGTKTITRPLRDLGDEERTAVHSTMLNQIRPLLLSDIVDEDLPRVSLRKYLAEPEGRILVCDNIRRDRHASPFWRLFLQSAIDLSYGIDGRQQFLLDEFDKLPQIENLPGLASAGRSAGVVGMLVAQDVHQIEDRYGEMARSLWTNCPNRVAFRLGETETAELVLSGIGRHEMQRQSLSTGSDPTDQRISKTIAVQQPLVTGELMSLAVGEALIQSRDGWWLGKLEEPRTSTSMETGQPALEAGSKGGTSATDRFQRFTRRLNNDKP
- the cas3 gene encoding type I-D CRISPR-associated helicase Cas3'; this encodes MIVDGAGLATEPPNDVYARLGFSHARTFQNRTAEWVQSDNAAPVAVLRAPTGAGKTAAFHSIIEENNLTLVVYPTNALLNQQISRFEANGVSVAPLTGNTLSGHGDDRVEEILSFTDRYSGHDIVVTNPDILQSIIQNTYHGTTKAMQFYDRFDAVIYDEFHFYDPLAASGLLLQIHIFLDRRPTADIVLASATPNESFVSFVTDELAHSVRDIDVVFDDAGDRFRQPVTVKRHETRTIDEEIDAVIDRLRELITSADDLQTPQVALVFNSVAASNDFHQTLSDVAPEVFKHTVKDNGFDTNDPDVDLETESYFILNTTSKGEVGLDHDIQTLFMETPRSPSSFLQRFGRAGREHEATVHVYGLKEISWPETMAYRDFVSSIYNRVGDGPTADSEISQLRSLIGLRAAYALQDRMDAPEWMGEELRADFESAPEFDRWRGFIRSLDTTLKKAGEFGSPITRNSPTRKMLTFTRHCLGAFRGLRGRSLSIDIEYPRGDRKALTSYDLLTALRYYDIESITSDGTPRLRRRDTDQPVAITGRVPGYENRPKDYSGSRATLQDQFNKWLYPEIDMADLEQTRVDEGLLRRFISVLPLPKAVLPIEVRYDRYVAYVEQDGIPSVTVERRNI
- the cas1 gene encoding CRISPR-associated endonuclease Cas1, with product MKASDGMFTDSVIYVTTQGAQVQTDGGQIVVYDVDGDQGELGTFPTEKVDTINVFGGVNFSTPFVARANEHGIVLNYFTETGKYRGSFVPERNTIAEVRRAQYALSDKMELAIASSMIGAKIRNAQTLLARKGIHGTAELATLRERTKSVTSKDDLRGVEGGAAEQYFNRLDETLIEGWTFETRSKRPPEDHINSLLSLTYVMMKNEVLSALRCYNLDPFLGVLHADRQGRPSLALDLQEEFRPLFCDAFVLRLVNRRTITHDQFRENNHLTDDAFQLYLDKFDDYMSETLTHPYFEYQVSRRKAIRQQAILLRKAITGELDEYHALAVCR
- a CDS encoding GNAT family N-acetyltransferase encodes the protein MFPETIDTNSLSLHQLCEAHVDVFELYDLFAEKKEGMEDVFEYVPQEPYTSVKDAADRLEKAETAWDDGDAAQYAVYSADETLMGYAVLSLQWERRTGMLGVILATPYWGQGYAGECATALTEIAFDSLDLDVVAIGYDDENERSKRMIETFIDSVGGRYDGVLRNWTPLDDKVANHHRYTVTHDQYQQSTTDT